A stretch of Canis lupus baileyi chromosome 2, mCanLup2.hap1, whole genome shotgun sequence DNA encodes these proteins:
- the CKMT2 gene encoding creatine kinase S-type, mitochondrial isoform X2 has protein sequence MASAFSKLLTGRSASLLLATVGTSALTTGYLLNQQNVCAEAREQHRLFPPSADYPDLRKHNNCMAECLTPAIYAKLRNKVTPNGYTLDQCIQTGVDNPGHPFIKTVGMVAGDEESYEVFADLFDPVIKLRHNGYDPRVMKHPTDLDASKITQGQFDERYVLSSRVRTGRSIRGLSLPPACTRAERREVENVAITALEGLKGDLAGRYYKLSEMTEQDQQRLIDDHFLFDKPVSPLLTCAGMARDWPDARGIWHNYDKTFLIWINEEDHTRVISMEKGGNMKRVFERFCRGLKEVERLIQARGWEFMWNERLGYILTCPSNLGTGLRAGVHVRIPKLSKDPRFSKILENLRLQKRGTGGVDTAAVADVYDISNIDRIGRSEVELVQIVIDGVNYLVDCEKKLERGQDIKVPPPLPQFSRK, from the exons ATGGCCAGTGCCTTCTCGAAGTTGCTCACTGGCCGCAGTGCTTCTCTGTTACTTGCCACCGTGGGCACCAGTGCCCTCACCACTGGGTACCTGCTGAACCAGCAGAATGTGTGTGCTGAGGCCCGGGAGCAGCATAGGCTGTTCCCGCCAAG TGCAGACTACCCTGATCTGCGAAAGCACAACAACTGCATGGCTGAGTGCCTCACCCCAGCCATCTACGCCAAGCTCCGCAACAAGGTGACACCCAATGGCTACACACTGGACCAGTGTATCCAGACTGGAGTGGACAACCCTGGCCACCCTTTCATAAAGACCGTGGGCATGGTGGCTGGTGATGAGGAGTCCTATGAG GTGTTTGCTGACCTTTTTGATCCTGTTATCAAACTAAGGCACAATGGCTATGACCCCAGGGTGATGAAACACCCCACGGATCTGGATGCATCCAAG ATCACCCAGGGCCAGTTTGATGAGCGCTATGTGCTGTCATCTCGGGTGCGCACAGGCCGCAGCATCCGCGGGCTGAGCCTGCCACCTGCCTGCACCCGGGCTGAGCGAAGGGAGGTGGAGAATGTGGCCATCACAGCCCTGGAGGGCCTCAAAGGGGACCTGGCAGGCCGCTACTACAAGCTGTCCGAGATGACTGAGCAGGACCAACAACGGCTCATAGAT GACCACTTTCTATTTGATAAGCCAGTATCCCCTTTACTAACATGTGCTGGGATGGCCCGTGACTGGCCAGACGCCAGGGGAATCTG GCATAATTATGACAAGACATTTCTCATCTGGATTAATGAGGAAGACCACACGAGGGTAATCTCTATGGAAAAAGGAGGCAATATGAAAAGAGTATTTGAGCGATTCTGTCGTGGACTAAAAGAA GTGGAACGCTTAATCCAAGCTCGAGGCTGGGAGTTCATGTGGAATGAGCGACTAGGATACATTCTGACCTGCCCTTCGAACCTTGGCACAGGATTGCGTGCTGGCGTCCACGTTAGGATCCCAAAACTCAGCAAG GATCCACGCTTTTCTAAGATCCTGGAAAACCTAAGACTTCAGAAGCGTGGCACAGGTGGCGTAGACACGGCAGCCGTGGCGGATGTGTATGATATTTCCAATATAGATCGAATTGGTCGATCAGAG
- the CKMT2 gene encoding creatine kinase S-type, mitochondrial isoform X1 yields the protein MPRRKLEMPPSSGPRPPANPLVSGNDFQPQRHRRRCSPVSWDTDPRGKMASAFSKLLTGRSASLLLATVGTSALTTGYLLNQQNVCAEAREQHRLFPPSADYPDLRKHNNCMAECLTPAIYAKLRNKVTPNGYTLDQCIQTGVDNPGHPFIKTVGMVAGDEESYEVFADLFDPVIKLRHNGYDPRVMKHPTDLDASKITQGQFDERYVLSSRVRTGRSIRGLSLPPACTRAERREVENVAITALEGLKGDLAGRYYKLSEMTEQDQQRLIDDHFLFDKPVSPLLTCAGMARDWPDARGIWHNYDKTFLIWINEEDHTRVISMEKGGNMKRVFERFCRGLKEVERLIQARGWEFMWNERLGYILTCPSNLGTGLRAGVHVRIPKLSKDPRFSKILENLRLQKRGTGGVDTAAVADVYDISNIDRIGRSEVELVQIVIDGVNYLVDCEKKLERGQDIKVPPPLPQFSRK from the exons ATGCCTCGACGGAAGCTCGAAATGCCCCCGAGCTCGGGCCCGCGACCTCCAGCTAATCCATTGGTTTCTGGGAACGATTTCCAACCTCAGCGGCATCGACGCAGGTGCAGCCCCGTGAGCTGGG ACACTGATCCGAGGGGAAAGATGGCCAGTGCCTTCTCGAAGTTGCTCACTGGCCGCAGTGCTTCTCTGTTACTTGCCACCGTGGGCACCAGTGCCCTCACCACTGGGTACCTGCTGAACCAGCAGAATGTGTGTGCTGAGGCCCGGGAGCAGCATAGGCTGTTCCCGCCAAG TGCAGACTACCCTGATCTGCGAAAGCACAACAACTGCATGGCTGAGTGCCTCACCCCAGCCATCTACGCCAAGCTCCGCAACAAGGTGACACCCAATGGCTACACACTGGACCAGTGTATCCAGACTGGAGTGGACAACCCTGGCCACCCTTTCATAAAGACCGTGGGCATGGTGGCTGGTGATGAGGAGTCCTATGAG GTGTTTGCTGACCTTTTTGATCCTGTTATCAAACTAAGGCACAATGGCTATGACCCCAGGGTGATGAAACACCCCACGGATCTGGATGCATCCAAG ATCACCCAGGGCCAGTTTGATGAGCGCTATGTGCTGTCATCTCGGGTGCGCACAGGCCGCAGCATCCGCGGGCTGAGCCTGCCACCTGCCTGCACCCGGGCTGAGCGAAGGGAGGTGGAGAATGTGGCCATCACAGCCCTGGAGGGCCTCAAAGGGGACCTGGCAGGCCGCTACTACAAGCTGTCCGAGATGACTGAGCAGGACCAACAACGGCTCATAGAT GACCACTTTCTATTTGATAAGCCAGTATCCCCTTTACTAACATGTGCTGGGATGGCCCGTGACTGGCCAGACGCCAGGGGAATCTG GCATAATTATGACAAGACATTTCTCATCTGGATTAATGAGGAAGACCACACGAGGGTAATCTCTATGGAAAAAGGAGGCAATATGAAAAGAGTATTTGAGCGATTCTGTCGTGGACTAAAAGAA GTGGAACGCTTAATCCAAGCTCGAGGCTGGGAGTTCATGTGGAATGAGCGACTAGGATACATTCTGACCTGCCCTTCGAACCTTGGCACAGGATTGCGTGCTGGCGTCCACGTTAGGATCCCAAAACTCAGCAAG GATCCACGCTTTTCTAAGATCCTGGAAAACCTAAGACTTCAGAAGCGTGGCACAGGTGGCGTAGACACGGCAGCCGTGGCGGATGTGTATGATATTTCCAATATAGATCGAATTGGTCGATCAGAG